Proteins from one Tenrec ecaudatus isolate mTenEca1 chromosome 8, mTenEca1.hap1, whole genome shotgun sequence genomic window:
- the LOC142454555 gene encoding thymosin beta-4: protein MSDKPDMAEIEKFDKSKLKKTETQEKNPLPSKETIEQEKQAGES, encoded by the coding sequence ATGTCTGACAAACCCGATATGGCCGAGATCGAGAAATTCGATAAGTCGAAATTGAAGAAGACAGAAACGCAAGAGAAAAATCCACTGCCTTCAAAAGAAACGATCGAACAGGAGAAGCAAGCAGGCGAATCGTAA